The Bacillus zhangzhouensis region GTACTGGGATCCATATGGTACAGTCGATCAACTGCCTGTAGCGGTTGTCAACTTGGATGAAGGCAGTCATTATGACGGGAAAACACTGCATGTTGGCGATGATTTAGTGAAGGAATTAAAGAAAAACGATTCTTTCAAATGGAACTTTGTCGATAGTGAAGAAAAGGCCTTGAAGGGATTAAATAACGAAGATTATTATCTCGTCGTGGAAATACCAAAGGATTTCTCAAAAAATGCAAGTACAGTGCTAGATAAACATCCCAAAAAATCGAATCTGAAATATTATACGAATCCAGGCGCCAACTATGCGGCGTCACAAATTGCGAATAATGCCATTATCAAATTAAAAGATTCGGTCTCAAAGGAAGTCACAAAAAATTACGCAGAAGTCATTTTTGATAACTTCAAAACGATTGCAAAAGGCTTAGATCAAGCAAGCGATGGTGCGAAGAAAATTGATGACGGAACAAAAAATGCAAAAAATGGAAGTCGTAAATTAAAAGAAAATTTAGCAAAATTGGCTGAGGGAACGTTAACCTATAACGAAGGTGTGCATCAGTTTGCTGGTAAAATGGGTGAACTGAACACAGGGATACAATCTCTTGACAGCGGACTTCGCCAGCTCTTAACAGGCTATCAAACCATCGATCAGAAATTTGGAGAACTTGGCACAGGAATGGACACATTGACCGAAGGGTTAAACACAAGCCGTGAAGGCCATCAGCAGCTCGCTTCTAAAATGCCGCAATTCACAGCGGGCATTGAGCAGCTAAACAACAAAGCACAATCTTTTTCAGAAAAAATTGAAGCAGTAGAAAAAGTTTTGTCATCACCAGAATTAGCGAATCTTGAAAAGATGGCGCCTAAACTTGATCAGGTGAAAAAAGACGCAAAAACGTTCAGTACAAAACTTGCTTCAATAAAAGAAGTGCTATCGAATCGAGATGCTAAAGTAAAAAGCATCATCCAACACAGTTCAATGACAGATGAAGAAAAAAAGGCGGCAATGGATCAGCTTGACAGTCTGCCTAAAATCGAACTGCCTGATCTGTCTGGACTTGAACAAAGTTTAGCGGCCTTGCAGGAACTGCCTGATGCAAGTGAGGTTCAATCTGCGGTTGCTTCTGCAAAAGCTCAGCTGCAGCAAGTCAAACAGCTGCCAAAGAAAACGGAACAGCTGTACACGTCTACAGTCGCGATACAAAATGCGATTGATCAAATGACATCTGGTACGAATAAATTGTATCAAGGTGCACTGAAGCTTCAAACAGGTCAAGGCCAATTACAAGATGGTCTGCAAAAAGCAAATGGAAAGCTTGATACAGCAAAAAGCGGTGCGGATAAGCTTGTGAATGGTTCAAGCCAGCTGAGCGCAGCGTTAAATAAGCTGGAAAGTGGTTCAACGAATATCCAAAGCAACACATCTAAGCTTGCTGAAGGCTCAAAATCACTTGATAAAGGATTAGGAGATTTAAAGAACGGAACAGATAAGCTGTCTGATAAATTAAAAAGTGCGGCTGATGAAACAGGAGAAATTGATGCGGGTCAAGACAATTACAATATGATTGCGAGTCCCGTTAAAACAGAAAATGATACAGCAAAAAAAATCGATAATTATGGTACAGGGCTCACACCTTATATTTTATCGATGGGACTCTTTGTAGGAGCTCTTATGCTCACCGTTGTATTCCCAATGAAAGACCCTGCTGGACGCCCTAGAAATGCGTTTGAATGGTTTTTTAGCAAATATAGTGTGCTCCTCTTTGTCGGTATCCTGCAAGCAGTCATTGCAAGCTCCATGCTCATCTTTGGGCTTGGTCTTGAGGTGGAAAGCCTCTGGCGCTTCTATCTCTTTGCGATCATCGTCAGCCTGACATTCTTAGCGATCATTCAGCTGCTGGCGACAACTATGGGGAATCCAGGACGCTTCATTGCTGTTATTATCTTAGTTCTTCAGCTCGCAGCAAGTGCTGGTACATTCCCGCTTGAGCTTGTGCCGAAATTTTTCCAAGTCATTCATAGTCTGCTTCCAATGACGTATACAATCAACGGATTTAGAACGATCATTGCAAGCGGTGATGACAGCTATTTATGGCATCAAGCAGCAATCCTTGGAACTGTTGCGGTTATCATGATGGCGGCAACAACAGTATACTTTGCTTGGAATGTAAGAAAAATGAAACAGGACGAAGCTTAATCATGAATCCTTTCTCTTGATAGAGGAAGGATTTTTCATTTGAAATTAGACATCTCGAACCTGAAGCGATATATTTTAAGAAGAGATGCTGAAAAAGGCATACATGGAAGGAATTGCTTTCAGACAAAGGAGGAAATGCCGAATGACAACTGAAGTAAATGAAACCGTTCAGCTGATTCAAAAGCTCGTATCAATCCCAAGTCCATCAGGAAATACAGAAAAAGTGATCAGCTTTGTTGAACGTTTTTTACAAGATTTGAATATTGAGACAAAACGAAATCGAAAAGGCGGATTAATTGCTACAATCAAAGGAACAGATGACAAAGAACACCGCATGCTGACAGCGCATGTCGATACGCTCGGTGCGATGGTGAAGGAAATTAAATCAAATGGCCGTCTTCGTCTTGCACTCATCGGAGGCTTTCAGTATAACTCAATTGAAGGCGAATATTGTGAAATTGAAACAGTATCAGGCCATACATACACAGGCACCATTCTTATGCATCAAACATCCGTGCACGTCTATGCGGATGCTGGAAAAGCGAAACGAAACCAAGAAAATATGGAGATTCGTCTCGATGAAAAGGTGAAAAATGCAGACGATGTCAAAGCACTTGGTATTCAAGTAGGGGACTTTATTTCATTTGATCCGAGAGTGGAAGTGACGTCTTCAGGTTTTATTAAATCAAGACATCTTGATGATAAGGCAAGTGTAGCGCTGCTTTTGCGGCTCATGCACCGGATTCAAAAGGAAAACATTACATTGCCGCATACGACGCACTTCTTAATTTCCAATAATGAAGAAATTGGCTACGGCGGAAATTCGAATATTCCAGAAGAAACGGTGGAATATCTAGCTGTAGATATGGGTGCGATCGGTGACGGTCAATCAACAGATGAATACAGTGTATCGATTTGTGTAAAGGATTCGAGCGGGCCTTATCATTATGGATTACGCAAGCATTTAGCTGCATTAGCAGAAGAGAACAACATTGATTATCGCCTTGATATTTACCCTTATTATGGCTCTGATGCATCAGCAGCCATTCGAGCAGGGCATGATATCATTCATGGACTGATTGGTCCTGGAATAGATTCCTCGCATGCCTTTGAAAGAACACATCAAGATTCACTTGTCCATACAGCGAATCTCCTTTACCACTATGTTCAATCAACATTAATCACAGCATAAAAAAAGAACCCCGATAGATGGGGTTCTTTTTGGTTAGCTTGAAAGCTGTGTTGGCTCAGGTGCATCTTGACCAGTCATCACACGATGTCCTTTTTCAGGGTCATACTGCCCTTCCCATTTAGACATGACAACAGCTGCAAGTGCATTTCCTGTTAAGTTAACAACAGTCCGCGCCATATCCATGATACGGTCCACACCTGCAATAAACGCAAGACCTTCAGCAGGTACACCGATCGTTCCTAATGTCGCGAGTAATACAACAAATGAAGTACCAGGAACAGCAGCCATTCCTTTAGATGTGACCATCAGTACAAGAACAAGTGTAAGCTGCTGGACGATCGTGAGGTCAATGCCATATACCTGTGCAAGAAAAAGCGCAGCAATGGCTTGATACAAGACGGAGCCGTCCAGATTAAACGTATATCCGATTGGGATCACGAACGAAACAATTCCTTTTGGACATCCGATGCGCTCCATTTTATCCATAACTCTTGGTAAAACTGTTTCAGAGCTGGATGTACTAAAGGCAAGAAGCATTTCGTCTTTCATGTAAGCAAGAAATCTGAAAATATTGACGCCAATCATCTTTCCGATAATTCCGAATACAACGATAAGGAAGAGAGCGAGCGCAAAATAAACAAGACCTACAAGCTTCCCTAATGAAATAAGAGATTCAAGACCAAATTTTGATACGGTCACACCAATGAGTGCGAATACACCAAATGGTGCAGCTTTCATCACAATATTGACGACATGAAACATGGCATGTGATACACCTTCGAAGAAGGCGAGCACTGGTTTACCGCGTTCACCAATCGCTGAAACGCCAAGTGCAAACAGCACAG contains the following coding sequences:
- a CDS encoding YhgE/Pip domain-containing protein gives rise to the protein MNLIRNQWKDIVTNKKLLIPILAVLFIPLIYSGVFLKAYWDPYGTVDQLPVAVVNLDEGSHYDGKTLHVGDDLVKELKKNDSFKWNFVDSEEKALKGLNNEDYYLVVEIPKDFSKNASTVLDKHPKKSNLKYYTNPGANYAASQIANNAIIKLKDSVSKEVTKNYAEVIFDNFKTIAKGLDQASDGAKKIDDGTKNAKNGSRKLKENLAKLAEGTLTYNEGVHQFAGKMGELNTGIQSLDSGLRQLLTGYQTIDQKFGELGTGMDTLTEGLNTSREGHQQLASKMPQFTAGIEQLNNKAQSFSEKIEAVEKVLSSPELANLEKMAPKLDQVKKDAKTFSTKLASIKEVLSNRDAKVKSIIQHSSMTDEEKKAAMDQLDSLPKIELPDLSGLEQSLAALQELPDASEVQSAVASAKAQLQQVKQLPKKTEQLYTSTVAIQNAIDQMTSGTNKLYQGALKLQTGQGQLQDGLQKANGKLDTAKSGADKLVNGSSQLSAALNKLESGSTNIQSNTSKLAEGSKSLDKGLGDLKNGTDKLSDKLKSAADETGEIDAGQDNYNMIASPVKTENDTAKKIDNYGTGLTPYILSMGLFVGALMLTVVFPMKDPAGRPRNAFEWFFSKYSVLLFVGILQAVIASSMLIFGLGLEVESLWRFYLFAIIVSLTFLAIIQLLATTMGNPGRFIAVIILVLQLAASAGTFPLELVPKFFQVIHSLLPMTYTINGFRTIIASGDDSYLWHQAAILGTVAVIMMAATTVYFAWNVRKMKQDEA
- a CDS encoding M42 family metallopeptidase, with amino-acid sequence MTTEVNETVQLIQKLVSIPSPSGNTEKVISFVERFLQDLNIETKRNRKGGLIATIKGTDDKEHRMLTAHVDTLGAMVKEIKSNGRLRLALIGGFQYNSIEGEYCEIETVSGHTYTGTILMHQTSVHVYADAGKAKRNQENMEIRLDEKVKNADDVKALGIQVGDFISFDPRVEVTSSGFIKSRHLDDKASVALLLRLMHRIQKENITLPHTTHFLISNNEEIGYGGNSNIPEETVEYLAVDMGAIGDGQSTDEYSVSICVKDSSGPYHYGLRKHLAALAEENNIDYRLDIYPYYGSDASAAIRAGHDIIHGLIGPGIDSSHAFERTHQDSLVHTANLLYHYVQSTLITA
- a CDS encoding cation:dicarboxylase symporter family transporter, yielding MKKLKFGLATQILIGLILGVVVGAIFFGNPGVETYLKPIGDFFLRLIKMIVIPIVVSSLILGVAGAGDGKKVGKLGFRTILYFEIITTFAIILGLVLANFVQPGVGVDFGHAEKQDISQYVETEKEQSSKSVADTFLHIVPTNFFQSLAEGDLLAIIFFTVLFALGVSAIGERGKPVLAFFEGVSHAMFHVVNIVMKAAPFGVFALIGVTVSKFGLESLISLGKLVGLVYFALALFLIVVFGIIGKMIGVNIFRFLAYMKDEMLLAFSTSSSETVLPRVMDKMERIGCPKGIVSFVIPIGYTFNLDGSVLYQAIAALFLAQVYGIDLTIVQQLTLVLVLMVTSKGMAAVPGTSFVVLLATLGTIGVPAEGLAFIAGVDRIMDMARTVVNLTGNALAAVVMSKWEGQYDPEKGHRVMTGQDAPEPTQLSS